In Phaseolus vulgaris cultivar G19833 chromosome 7, P. vulgaris v2.0, whole genome shotgun sequence, the genomic stretch CTTAATGACTACACTCCTTTACTTTTACAAAAAAATTCAGAGGGAGAATCTATAATCTTCATTATGGAATTAGTTTcctttacttttaaaaaaagatTCAGAGGGAGAATCTATAATCTTCATTATGGAATTAGTTGTTTCGAAAACAAGCACAGTCAAACTAGATgataaaaaacaaaagtacAGAGTAATTGTTACTTCTGACAAATGAAAGGTTTGCTGAAAAATGTTTAGAAGGGTCTCAAAATGGTATTTTCAAAAGCAAACTTGATCTATGTTTGATCAATAACAAACatgtttgaaattatttctccctgaaaaaataaataaaggatTGTGAAGACTTAAAGAGAGAATCTATGTCAGGCGGAATGGcttatgcatatatatatatatatatatatatatatatatatatatatatatatatatatatatatatatataactcatGTTCATACGTTGAAATATGCTGTTTATCAGTAAATTATGGTGATTCCAAATATCGTACTATGGTCTGTGTGCATGCCTCGTGAGTCAAAGAGAAGGAATACCCCAAGAAGAGCAGCAAGGGCATCGTGAAGTTCTCTTTTTACCGAATAACAGGTATCAATGTTCTCCCCTGTTGTCCTTAAGGCATCTAATACACGTTCTGAGATTCCAGGACCAAAATCTGGTTTGACTGCTGTGATCCATTCACCATGGTTATTCTTGAATTCATACCTACATTACAAGTGAAAAATAAAGCTAGAATCAAGTTACAATCTAAGGCAATCCACAATCCGCTAGAAAATTACAATTATATGTACTGAAAACCAGGGATTAATGGTGAGCTATACCTTTGAAGCAACCTCATGGCACTTGAAAGTGCAGACAGTGATGGAATGTTATATATTTGGTCTGTAGTCTCTTTACTCATGAAATGTTTCAAACTTGGAACATTGGTCTTCACATAGTCTCCAAGGATTTCCTGCTTTAACACATCCCCTGCAATAGTGGATAGAACAAAAAACCTTCTCACCTAGTAAAATAAACTTGTTCCAAAATACATATCATACATCATTAGTGGATGAAACCACAAAtagatttataattaaattacatGGGGTAGAACAAGAATTCCTATTAATTTAGAACTTATATCTTGAAATCTTTAGTTTTATGATTAATAACATTGAATTGACAGCAATGGATCTATCCGATTATTCACCTCCATATAACTTCTCTACTGCTTTGACGACAGGTTGTGTAACTACATCATAAGGAATGACTGAAAGCTGGAAACAGTCCTCTGCAATGATGAAGCAAGAAGGTCTAACTGGGGCTATATCTGGCAATTGTACAATTATACCACCTACTTTGCTCAAAATCATTGGATCCCTGGCAAACCATCCTAGATATAAAGATGAGGAACAAGGAAGTGAGTACCGAGAAGAAACGGTCAACAGCTAGTGAAGCTATAATTTCAACACCACTTCTTGTAcaccatatcacttggagatGGAATGTACAAAAGGGAAAATTCAAACATAAAATTTGGAGGAAAAAATTCATAGCTAACGTTGTATTGCTAAAGATCTTGAATACCTTTTAACCAGATAACTAGAGAAAAACAAGTATTAGAACCATGAAGGTAAATGTTTTACATAGATGGTTATGTAAATTTCAAAGCACTCGATTGAAGACAGAAACTTATTCATTGTAAAGTTTAAGAGAAACTTATAACTAACTCCCCTAGAAACTATCTAATCACAATGTCACTATGATACGTTTATgctttataataaatattatgaaaagtAGAGATTTAACATAGTCATCAAGTTAATGGATTATTACCCACAGTGTCAAAACTTTGTGCCATAGGGATAACTCCTGATACTGAGATAGCTCCATGAGAAGGACGAAAACCAAAAATCCCACAGTATGATGCAGGCACTCTTACACTCCCTCCGGTATCAGTTCCTATGATTTAAAAAAGCACTTCAAATTATTAATCAAGTGATGTCAAAATGAAACTCAACGGGAAAAAAAGAATAGCTCACTGCTGAGGAAAACGTAACAGCACTTGAAATTATTAACAAAATGTTGCCAAAAATAACTAATGGAAAGGAAGAATAAATCACCTAGTGAGAAATCAACAAGCTTTGCACCAACTGCAACAGCAGAGCCACTAGAAGATCCTCCAGGAACCCGGTCTGGTGCACAAGGATTTCTAGGCGTGCCATAATGTATATTCTCCCCGTTTATACTGCCACATAAGAGTACTCAGTCATGTGAGTAGCAGAAATATGTACATATCtgagacaaaaaataaaaataatcagaAATACTTTCGATGAGGAGAAAGCTCAATCAAAATGAGCAGAAGTGAGCAAGTATCC encodes the following:
- the LOC137829835 gene encoding amidase 1 isoform X2, which gives rise to MNRFDVEGYVTGMGNPDWARTHPVATSTAPTVLALLGAGATCVGKTVMDEMAYSINGENIHYGTPRNPCAPDRVPGGSSSGSAVAVGAKLVDFSLGTDTGGSVRVPASYCGIFGFRPSHGAISVSGVIPMAQSFDTVGWFARDPMILSKVGGIIVQLPDIAPVRPSCFIIAEDCFQLSVIPYDVVTQPVVKAVEKLYGGDVLKQEILGDYVKTNVPSLKHFMSKETTDQIYNIPSLSALSSAMRLLQRYEFKNNHGEWITAVKPDFGPGISERVLDALRTTGENIDTCYSVKRELHDALAALLGDFGVLMIPTVPGPPPKLQTNSSELEIFRARAFSLLSIAGVSGFCQVSIPLGMYNNLPLSISLVARHGADRFLLHLVESLYASIKEQKAA
- the LOC137829835 gene encoding amidase 1 isoform X1, with amino-acid sequence METASGDYGAFMEKFTLPPKSAQDLPLNSLTFAIKEIFDVEGYVTGMGNPDWARTHPVATSTAPTVLALLGAGATCVGKTVMDEMAYSINGENIHYGTPRNPCAPDRVPGGSSSGSAVAVGAKLVDFSLGTDTGGSVRVPASYCGIFGFRPSHGAISVSGVIPMAQSFDTVGWFARDPMILSKVGGIIVQLPDIAPVRPSCFIIAEDCFQLSVIPYDVVTQPVVKAVEKLYGGDVLKQEILGDYVKTNVPSLKHFMSKETTDQIYNIPSLSALSSAMRLLQRYEFKNNHGEWITAVKPDFGPGISERVLDALRTTGENIDTCYSVKRELHDALAALLGDFGVLMIPTVPGPPPKLQTNSSELEIFRARAFSLLSIAGVSGFCQVSIPLGMYNNLPLSISLVARHGADRFLLHLVESLYASIKEQKAA
- the LOC137829835 gene encoding amidase 1 isoform X3, with amino-acid sequence METASGDYGAFMEKFTLPPKSAQDLPLNSLTFAIKEIFDVEGYVTGMGNPDWARTHPVATSTAPTVLALLGAGATCVGKTVMDEMAYSINGENIHYGTPRNPCAPDRVPGGSSSGSAVAVGAKLVDFSLGTDTGGSVRVPASYCGIFGFRPSHGAISVSGVIPMAQSFDTVGWFARDPMILSKVGGIIVQLPDIAPVRPSCFIIAEDCFQLSVIPYDVVTQPVVKAVEKLYGGDVLKQEILGDYVKTNVPSLKHFMSKETTDQIYNIPSLSALSSAMRLLQRYEFKNNHGEWITAVKPDFGPGISERVLDALRTTGENIDTCYSVKRELHDALAALLGVFLLFDSRGMHTDHRFWCSHDPHSSRASPKTTNKFV
- the LOC137829835 gene encoding amidase 1 isoform X4 — translated: METASGDYGAFMEKFTLPPKSAQDLPLNSLTFAIKEIFDVEGYVTGMGNPDWARTHPVATSTAPTVLALLGAGATCVGKTVMDEMAYSINGENIHYGTPRNPCAPDRVPGGSSSGSAVAVGAKLVDFSLGTDTGGSVRVPASYCGIFGFRPSHGAISVSGVIPMAQSFDTVGDVLKQEILGDYVKTNVPSLKHFMSKETTDQIYNIPSLSALSSAMRLLQRYEFKNNHGEWITAVKPDFGPGISERVLDALRTTGENIDTCYSVKRELHDALAALLGDFGVLMIPTVPGPPPKLQTNSSELEIFRARAFSLLSIAGVSGFCQVSIPLGMYNNLPLSISLVARHGADRFLLHLVESLYASIKEQKAA